ATTTGGCCGAGGAATTCACGGCGCTGTTTGCCAATACCGAGTTTGAACCCACGCTGGCAGGGCATTTGCCGGGTGACGCATTCAGCCAGCAGCGCGCCAGGCCCTTGGCCAAGAAGTTGCGAGAGCTTGCGCAACTGACCTAGTGCGAACAATGATCTATAGCCCCACCATGACCACCATCCCCTCCCTCACCCAAGCCCTGCGGGACTTCGCGGCGGCGCGCGACTGGGCACCGTTTCACTCGCCCAAAAACCTGGCCAGCGCGCTGAGTGTGGAGGCGGCCGAGCTGCTGGAGCACTTCCAGTGGCTGACCGAAGACCAAAGCCGCAAGCTGTCCGCGCCGCAAACAGCCGAAGTTGCCGCCGAGGCGGCTGACGTGCTGCTGTACCTGCTGCAGCTATGCGACCAGCTGGATATCGACCTGCTGGAGGCCGCCCGCCTGAAGATGGTTGTGAACGGGCAAAAATATCCACCACTACCAAATAAATAGCTGCTTACGCCCATTTCATAAGCGTTGGCGGCCTATTTCTCTCTGTAAATTACCGGAGCTGGGGCAGGCCATTGAATGGTCGCCAAAGAGCGCGTATTCGCCACCTACGCCTCGATTCTCGGTATGGCGCGCTGCCTCCTCCGGTGGAAGGACAGAAGGCTTGGCATCGACTCTATTCGATTGATAGCAGGGGTACGATGTCGCATATGGTTTCCATGGTCGATACGCCTGGGTTCGTGCAAGAACTCGCCT
This sequence is a window from Rhodoferax sp. WC2427. Protein-coding genes within it:
- a CDS encoding nucleotide pyrophosphohydrolase, giving the protein MTTIPSLTQALRDFAAARDWAPFHSPKNLASALSVEAAELLEHFQWLTEDQSRKLSAPQTAEVAAEAADVLLYLLQLCDQLDIDLLEAARLKMVVNGQKYPPLPNK